In Mycolicibacterium mucogenicum DSM 44124, the following are encoded in one genomic region:
- a CDS encoding YbjN domain-containing protein: protein MTTSATVTQLIEETLRAHELDFSHHDGGVHGRPGIVVALPGERRLITNTLLSVGEHGVRLEAFVCRKPDENFEGVYKYLLRRNRRLYGMAYTLDNIGDIYLVGRMALHAVTPDEIDRLMGQVIEAVDFDFNTLLELGFRSSIEKEWKWRLARGESLKNLKAFEHLRPE, encoded by the coding sequence ATGACGACCTCCGCCACGGTCACCCAGTTGATCGAAGAGACCCTGCGCGCACACGAACTCGACTTCTCCCACCACGACGGGGGAGTGCACGGCCGGCCCGGCATCGTCGTCGCGCTGCCCGGCGAGCGCCGGCTGATCACCAACACGCTGCTCAGTGTCGGTGAGCACGGCGTGCGGCTGGAGGCGTTCGTCTGCCGCAAGCCCGACGAGAACTTCGAGGGTGTCTACAAGTACCTGCTCCGGCGCAACCGGCGGCTGTACGGCATGGCCTACACGCTGGACAACATCGGCGACATCTACCTGGTGGGCCGGATGGCACTGCACGCGGTGACCCCCGACGAGATCGACCGGCTCATGGGCCAGGTCATCGAGGCTGTCGACTTCGACTTCAACACGCTGCTCGAGCTCGGGTTCCGCTCGTCGATCGAGAAAGAGTGGAAGTGGCGGCTGGCCCGCGGGGAGTCGCTGAAGAACCTCAAGGCGTTCGAGCACCTGCGGCCGGAGTAG
- the mshA gene encoding D-inositol-3-phosphate glycosyltransferase, translating into MEGVRVAVLSVHTSPLAQPGTGDAGGMNVYVLQSALELARRGVEVEIFTRATSSTDAPVVRVAPGVLVRNIVAGPFEGLDKYDLPTQLCAFTAGVLRVEANHEPGYYDIVHSHYWLSGQVGWLASDRWAVPLVHTAHTWAAVKNLSLAEGDTPEPALRAVGEQQVVDAADRFIVNTEDEAQQLVSLHHADPARIDVAYPGVDLTTFTPGDKAEARAALGLSPDEQVVAFVGRIQPLKAPDVLLRAAAKLPDVRVVVAGGPSGSGLAVPDGLVSLADELGITDRVTFLPPQSRDQLVNVFRAADLVAVPSYSESFGLVAVEAQACGTPVVAAAVGGLPVAVRDGVSGVLVQGHDPVDWANAIGRTLEMGPESLREGALQHAATFSWAHTVDALLAGYTRAIADYRGRRPRRDAAARRSRRFLIRRGVRA; encoded by the coding sequence ATGGAGGGCGTGCGTGTCGCCGTCCTGTCGGTCCATACCTCGCCGCTGGCCCAACCGGGCACCGGCGATGCCGGCGGTATGAACGTGTACGTCCTGCAGAGTGCCCTCGAATTGGCGCGCCGCGGTGTCGAGGTGGAGATCTTCACCCGGGCCACGTCGTCGACCGACGCGCCGGTCGTCCGGGTGGCCCCCGGCGTCCTGGTGCGCAACATCGTCGCCGGCCCGTTCGAGGGCCTGGACAAGTACGACCTGCCGACGCAGCTGTGCGCCTTCACCGCGGGTGTCCTGCGCGTCGAGGCCAATCACGAGCCCGGCTACTACGACATCGTGCACTCGCACTACTGGCTGTCCGGCCAGGTGGGTTGGCTGGCCTCGGACCGGTGGGCGGTGCCCCTGGTGCACACCGCGCACACCTGGGCCGCGGTGAAGAACCTGTCGCTGGCCGAAGGCGATACGCCGGAGCCGGCGCTGCGCGCGGTCGGCGAGCAGCAGGTGGTCGACGCCGCCGACCGGTTCATCGTCAACACCGAAGACGAAGCGCAGCAACTGGTTTCGCTGCACCACGCGGACCCGGCCCGCATCGACGTGGCCTATCCGGGTGTCGACCTGACGACCTTCACGCCCGGAGACAAGGCCGAAGCCCGTGCGGCACTGGGGCTTTCGCCCGACGAGCAGGTGGTCGCCTTCGTCGGCCGCATCCAGCCGCTGAAGGCACCTGACGTGCTGTTGCGCGCGGCGGCCAAGCTGCCCGACGTGCGCGTCGTGGTCGCCGGCGGTCCGTCGGGCAGTGGCCTGGCCGTACCCGACGGCCTGGTTTCCCTCGCCGACGAGCTGGGTATCACCGACCGTGTGACATTCCTGCCGCCGCAGTCCCGTGACCAGCTGGTGAACGTGTTCCGTGCCGCGGATCTCGTTGCGGTACCGAGCTATTCGGAGTCGTTCGGCCTCGTCGCCGTCGAGGCGCAGGCCTGCGGGACGCCGGTGGTGGCCGCCGCGGTCGGCGGGCTGCCCGTCGCGGTGCGCGACGGCGTCAGCGGCGTCCTCGTGCAAGGCCACGACCCGGTCGATTGGGCCAACGCCATCGGGCGCACGCTGGAAATGGGTCCGGAATCCCTGCGCGAGGGTGCTCTGCAGCACGCCGCAACGTTCTCGTGGGCGCACACCGTGGACGCGCTGCTGGCCGGCTACACGCGCGCGATCGCCGACTACCGCGGCCGTCGTCCCCGCCGTGATGCCGCGGCCCGCCGCAGCCGCCGGTTCCTGATCCGCCGGGGCGTGCGCGCATGA
- a CDS encoding GMC family oxidoreductase, translating to MANAFTTKQRATLTSIVDTYVAAVPRDDDPTGFFAAKGSDLGTDAVLEQYLTTKLPAEQFTGLQQLLDTAELVGLNNQPLNVREVIVGNLSRISPETTAAMTALYTLSVLFSYSLPGGENGNPLWAGMGYPGPAQLPPQTPKTLSVITPAADTTLDADVVIVGSGSGGGVAAAVLAEAGKRVIVLEAGGYRNESDFVQLEPVAYHNLFLRGGFFPSADGMVSIAAGSTVGGGSTVNWSNSLLTPATVRKTWAEEFGLTDVTGPSFDEHLAAVFERIGCCDKVAVQNEPHQRLSEGAAALDYSYGIAQLNIDPERFDPALVGYSGMGDQTGAKQGTMKTFLQDASDAGAQLLPNTRAHRIVTRDGVAAGVEATYTDPVTGTAHRVAINSPQVVAAAGSLETPALLLRSGIGGPAVGTGLRLHPATLVSGIYDDRQEPWSGPAMAGVMNEFAEAHDGHGYLIECVQHLPGLFTATVPWLSGAQHKELAKRYQNRADWVVLVKDRGDGSVTIDADGEAVHWYPFTDELDRRHFREGIETSIRMHAAAGAQQIYAAGQPFAPWQRGEDLEAFIEKVNQLPIGPGGTPVFSAHQMSSARMGADPQTSVAKPSGELHDTPGVWIADASAMPTCSGVNPMITVMAVARRTATNML from the coding sequence ATGGCCAACGCATTCACCACCAAGCAGCGCGCGACCCTCACGAGCATCGTCGACACCTACGTCGCCGCGGTGCCCCGCGACGACGACCCCACCGGATTCTTTGCCGCCAAAGGCAGCGACCTGGGCACCGACGCGGTGCTCGAGCAGTACCTGACCACCAAGCTGCCCGCCGAACAGTTCACCGGCCTGCAGCAGCTGCTGGACACCGCCGAGCTCGTCGGCCTCAACAACCAGCCGCTCAACGTGCGCGAGGTGATCGTCGGCAACCTGTCGCGCATCTCGCCCGAGACCACCGCGGCCATGACGGCGTTGTACACGCTGTCGGTCCTGTTCTCCTACAGCCTGCCCGGCGGCGAGAACGGCAACCCGCTGTGGGCGGGCATGGGCTACCCGGGCCCCGCACAGCTGCCTCCGCAGACCCCGAAGACGCTGTCGGTCATCACCCCCGCCGCGGATACGACGCTCGACGCGGACGTCGTCATCGTCGGATCCGGGTCGGGCGGCGGCGTTGCCGCTGCGGTGCTGGCCGAAGCGGGCAAGCGCGTCATCGTGCTGGAAGCCGGCGGCTACCGCAACGAATCGGACTTCGTGCAGCTCGAGCCCGTCGCCTATCACAACCTGTTCCTGCGCGGCGGCTTCTTCCCGAGCGCCGACGGCATGGTCTCGATTGCCGCCGGGTCGACGGTCGGCGGCGGCAGCACCGTCAACTGGTCCAACTCGCTGCTGACTCCGGCGACCGTGCGCAAGACCTGGGCCGAGGAGTTCGGGCTGACGGACGTCACGGGCCCGTCGTTCGACGAGCACCTGGCCGCGGTGTTCGAGCGCATCGGCTGCTGCGACAAGGTCGCCGTCCAGAATGAACCCCACCAACGCTTGTCGGAAGGTGCTGCGGCACTGGACTATTCGTACGGCATCGCGCAGCTCAACATCGACCCGGAACGCTTCGACCCGGCGCTCGTCGGCTACAGCGGCATGGGCGATCAGACCGGCGCCAAGCAGGGCACCATGAAGACGTTCCTGCAGGACGCCTCCGACGCCGGCGCGCAGCTGCTGCCCAACACGCGGGCCCACCGGATCGTCACGCGCGACGGGGTGGCCGCGGGCGTCGAGGCGACGTACACCGACCCGGTGACCGGCACCGCGCACCGCGTGGCGATCAACTCCCCGCAGGTCGTCGCGGCCGCGGGCAGCCTGGAAACCCCGGCGCTGCTGCTGCGGTCGGGCATCGGCGGCCCCGCCGTCGGCACCGGCCTGCGGCTGCACCCGGCGACCCTCGTCAGCGGCATCTACGACGACCGCCAGGAGCCCTGGTCCGGCCCCGCCATGGCCGGGGTGATGAACGAGTTCGCCGAGGCCCACGACGGGCACGGCTACCTCATCGAATGCGTGCAGCACCTGCCCGGCCTGTTCACCGCCACCGTGCCGTGGCTGTCCGGCGCGCAGCATAAGGAACTCGCGAAGCGGTACCAGAACCGCGCCGACTGGGTCGTGCTGGTCAAGGACCGCGGCGACGGCAGCGTCACCATCGACGCCGACGGTGAGGCGGTGCACTGGTACCCGTTCACCGACGAACTCGACCGCCGCCACTTCCGGGAGGGCATCGAGACGTCCATCCGCATGCACGCCGCCGCGGGCGCCCAGCAGATTTACGCGGCGGGCCAGCCGTTCGCACCCTGGCAGCGCGGCGAGGACCTGGAGGCGTTCATCGAGAAGGTCAACCAGCTGCCGATCGGGCCCGGCGGCACCCCGGTGTTCAGCGCACACCAGATGAGCAGCGCGCGGATGGGTGCCGACCCGCAGACCTCGGTCGCCAAGCCGTCGGGGGAGCTGCACGACACCCCGGGTGTCTGGATCGCCGACGCCAGCGCCATGCCCACCTGTTCCGGCGTGAACCCCATGATCACCGTCATGGCCGTCGCCCGCCGGACCGCCACCAACATGCTCTGA
- a CDS encoding aldehyde dehydrogenase family protein: MIEHDAHYIDGRWQPSIGTERFEVVNGATEDVIATIPLGDADDADAAVAAARAAFPEWAATSVAERAGYLKLAAEELQRRQTEIATLISQEVGMPFAYSNVIQAGLPVQSFVSIADVALSFPFEEQVYNSLVVREPIGVVVAITPWNYPLHQIAAKVAPALAAGCTVVLKPSEVAPLNAYVLAEVFDAIGLPPGVFNLVTGTGPGVGETLVAHEQVDMVSLTGSTAAGRRIGAVAAQTIKRLGLELGGKSALVVLDDADLVEAVREGLTRCFLNSGQTCIALTRMIVPRAKVAEVEAIARAGAEALRVGDPFDPATELGPLVSAVQRDRIVGYIEKGIAEGARLVAGGPTPPDGLDRGFYVRPTVFSDCTPDMAIVREEIFGPVLVIQAYDDEDEAIRLANDSIYGLNAGVYSADRERAIAVARQLRSGQVQINDGAFNIHAPFGGYGQSGNGREFGRWGLEEFLETKSLQLP, encoded by the coding sequence ATGATCGAACACGACGCGCACTACATCGACGGCCGCTGGCAGCCGTCGATCGGCACGGAGCGATTCGAGGTCGTCAACGGTGCCACCGAGGACGTCATCGCGACCATCCCGCTGGGCGACGCCGATGACGCCGACGCGGCGGTGGCCGCGGCGCGCGCCGCGTTTCCCGAGTGGGCGGCGACGTCGGTGGCCGAGCGCGCCGGGTACCTCAAGCTCGCGGCCGAGGAACTGCAGCGCCGGCAGACCGAGATCGCCACGCTGATCAGCCAAGAGGTCGGCATGCCGTTCGCGTACAGCAACGTGATCCAGGCGGGGCTGCCGGTGCAGTCGTTCGTGTCGATCGCCGATGTGGCACTGAGCTTTCCGTTCGAGGAGCAGGTCTACAACTCGCTGGTGGTCCGCGAGCCGATCGGCGTCGTCGTCGCGATCACGCCGTGGAACTACCCGCTGCACCAGATCGCCGCCAAGGTGGCGCCGGCGCTGGCCGCGGGTTGCACCGTCGTGCTCAAGCCCAGCGAGGTGGCGCCCCTCAACGCCTACGTGCTGGCCGAGGTTTTCGACGCGATCGGCCTGCCGCCCGGCGTCTTCAACCTGGTCACCGGCACCGGTCCGGGTGTGGGGGAGACGCTCGTCGCGCACGAGCAGGTGGACATGGTGTCGCTGACGGGGTCGACGGCCGCCGGCCGCCGCATCGGCGCGGTGGCCGCGCAGACCATCAAACGCCTCGGCCTGGAACTCGGCGGCAAGTCGGCGCTGGTGGTGCTCGACGACGCCGATCTGGTCGAGGCCGTGCGGGAGGGGCTGACCCGGTGCTTCCTGAACTCGGGACAGACGTGCATCGCGCTGACCCGCATGATCGTCCCGCGCGCGAAAGTCGCTGAGGTGGAAGCGATTGCGCGCGCCGGCGCCGAGGCGCTGCGCGTCGGCGATCCCTTCGACCCGGCCACCGAACTGGGCCCGCTGGTGTCGGCGGTGCAGCGCGACCGCATCGTCGGCTACATCGAGAAGGGCATCGCGGAAGGTGCGCGACTGGTGGCCGGCGGCCCGACCCCGCCCGACGGCCTGGACCGCGGTTTCTACGTCCGGCCGACGGTGTTCTCGGACTGCACGCCCGACATGGCCATCGTGCGCGAGGAGATCTTCGGGCCGGTGCTCGTCATCCAGGCCTACGACGACGAGGACGAAGCCATCCGTCTGGCCAACGACAGCATCTACGGGCTCAACGCCGGCGTGTACTCGGCGGACCGGGAGCGCGCGATCGCCGTGGCCCGGCAGCTGCGGTCCGGCCAGGTGCAGATCAACGACGGCGCCTTCAATATCCACGCCCCGTTCGGCGGCTACGGCCAGTCCGGCAACGGGCGCGAGTTCGGCAGGTGGGGCCTGGAGGAATTCCTCGAGACCAAGTCCCTGCAGCTGCCCTGA
- a CDS encoding PucR family transcriptional regulator: protein MRTDPAVTDWLAQFAEASENRETLDRLVTVVDDEITAALPMFTDPTLRRDLDASTRSNWKGFLAVVTRDIVDVRPAPEIYDLARTLARRGYELPVLLAVYRIGQRSAWQFITETRVAGIGDPELRAAVLMQLWPRLASWLDTMVEALIVTFAEERDQWQRGARARRAETVRTILAGQAVDVDDATTALSYPLRQRHTAFAVWVDEHVADADVQRLLDATPVTVSAALGADRPLTITSGARTVWCWSATTGPSKPLSGNDIAELPEFVHVAVGTCHPGVDGFRRSHAEALAAQAVAHRRGASVVRYDDVELACLAAGIAGEDGMTTLVRRELGALAAADDSTARLRDTLRLYLEHAGDARAVGEILNLHPNTVRYRIRQAEGLLGHSVDHRRVYLELALHIVSAFGGT from the coding sequence ATGCGGACCGATCCGGCCGTGACGGACTGGCTGGCGCAGTTCGCCGAGGCGTCGGAGAACCGGGAGACGCTCGACCGCCTGGTCACGGTGGTCGACGACGAGATCACCGCGGCGTTGCCCATGTTCACGGACCCGACGCTGCGCCGCGACCTCGATGCGAGCACCCGCTCGAACTGGAAGGGCTTCCTCGCCGTCGTGACGCGCGACATCGTCGACGTGCGACCGGCACCCGAGATCTACGACCTGGCGCGGACCCTCGCCCGCCGCGGCTACGAACTGCCGGTGCTGCTGGCGGTCTACCGCATCGGCCAGCGGTCGGCGTGGCAGTTCATCACTGAGACGCGGGTCGCCGGCATCGGCGATCCGGAGCTGCGCGCCGCAGTGCTGATGCAGCTCTGGCCACGGCTGGCGAGCTGGCTGGACACCATGGTCGAGGCGCTGATCGTCACGTTCGCCGAGGAACGCGACCAGTGGCAACGCGGCGCGCGGGCCCGGCGCGCCGAAACCGTCCGGACCATCCTCGCGGGCCAGGCCGTCGACGTCGACGACGCCACCACGGCGCTGTCGTACCCACTTCGCCAGCGCCACACCGCATTCGCGGTGTGGGTCGACGAACACGTGGCCGACGCCGACGTGCAACGGCTGCTCGACGCCACACCCGTCACCGTCAGCGCCGCCCTCGGCGCCGACCGGCCGCTGACGATAACCAGCGGAGCCCGCACCGTGTGGTGCTGGTCGGCCACGACGGGCCCGTCGAAACCCTTGTCCGGCAACGATATCGCCGAGCTGCCCGAGTTCGTCCACGTCGCGGTCGGCACGTGCCATCCGGGTGTCGACGGATTCCGCCGCAGCCACGCCGAGGCCCTGGCCGCCCAGGCGGTGGCACACCGCCGCGGCGCGAGCGTGGTTCGCTATGACGACGTCGAATTAGCTTGTCTGGCAGCGGGTATCGCGGGCGAAGACGGCATGACCACATTGGTGCGACGGGAACTGGGCGCGCTCGCGGCGGCCGACGACTCGACGGCACGCCTGCGAGACACGCTCCGGCTGTATCTGGAACATGCGGGTGACGCCCGGGCCGTCGGCGAAATCCTGAACCTGCACCCGAACACCGTCCGCTATCGCATCCGGCAGGCCGAAGGGTTACTCGGGCACTCCGTGGACCACCGCCGCGTCTACCTCGAACTGGCGCTGCACATCGTCAGCGCATTCGGCGGTACTTAG
- a CDS encoding ROK family transcriptional regulator — protein sequence MPASVSTVATRSGARAAVQSNAHAKRTLLARHHIVAPSLRVADAAAGSVFSAARLRGPIARDVIAQATGLSIATVNRQVTALLDAGMLRERADLAVAGAIGRPRIPVEVNHEPFLTLGLHVGARTTAIVATDLFGRTLDVVETPTPRGDQNAALASLAGSAQRYLSRWHRRRPLWVGVAAGGVVDSATGHVDHPRLGWVDAPVGPVLAQTLGLPVSLASHVDAMAGAELLLGARRGKIGAEASSESMTSLYVYARETVGYALSIGGKVHSPASGPGTISGLPAQSELLGGSGRLESTVSDEAVLAAARKQRIVPADGPSSTIAAVLRAARSGNAAAVELLAERARVLGGAVALLRDLLNPDDLVVGGQAFSEYPEGLPIVEQAFAERTVLGVRDIRVTTFGNRVQEAGAGVVSLGGLYADPIGAMRRALRAA from the coding sequence ATGCCTGCTTCCGTCTCCACCGTCGCCACCCGTTCTGGCGCCCGCGCTGCCGTTCAGTCCAATGCCCACGCCAAGCGCACCCTGCTGGCCCGGCACCACATCGTCGCCCCGTCGCTCCGCGTCGCCGACGCCGCCGCCGGCTCGGTCTTCAGCGCGGCCCGGCTCCGCGGCCCCATCGCCCGGGACGTGATCGCGCAGGCCACCGGCCTGAGCATCGCCACGGTGAACCGGCAGGTCACGGCCCTGCTGGACGCCGGGATGCTGCGTGAGCGCGCCGACCTGGCCGTCGCCGGCGCCATCGGCCGCCCGCGCATTCCGGTCGAGGTCAACCACGAACCGTTCCTCACCCTGGGCCTGCACGTCGGCGCCCGCACCACCGCGATCGTCGCGACCGACCTGTTCGGCCGCACCCTCGACGTGGTCGAGACGCCCACGCCGCGCGGCGACCAGAACGCCGCGCTGGCATCGCTGGCCGGCAGCGCGCAGCGCTACCTGAGCCGCTGGCACCGGCGCCGCCCGCTGTGGGTCGGCGTCGCCGCCGGTGGTGTCGTGGACAGCGCCACCGGTCACGTCGACCACCCGCGCCTCGGCTGGGTCGACGCACCTGTCGGCCCGGTCCTGGCCCAGACCCTCGGTCTGCCGGTGTCACTGGCGTCGCACGTCGATGCGATGGCCGGCGCCGAACTGCTGCTGGGCGCGCGCCGCGGCAAGATCGGCGCGGAGGCCTCGTCTGAATCCATGACCAGCCTGTATGTCTATGCCCGCGAGACCGTCGGCTACGCGCTGTCGATCGGCGGCAAGGTGCACTCGCCGGCCAGCGGCCCCGGCACCATCTCGGGCCTGCCGGCGCAGTCGGAACTGCTCGGCGGCAGCGGCCGGCTCGAGTCCACCGTGAGCGACGAGGCCGTGCTGGCCGCCGCCCGCAAGCAGCGGATCGTGCCGGCGGACGGACCGTCGTCGACCATCGCCGCGGTGCTGCGCGCCGCACGCTCCGGCAACGCCGCGGCCGTCGAACTGCTGGCCGAACGGGCCCGCGTGCTCGGTGGTGCGGTGGCGCTGCTGCGCGACCTGCTGAACCCCGATGATCTGGTCGTCGGCGGCCAGGCCTTCTCCGAGTACCCCGAGGGTCTGCCGATCGTCGAGCAGGCGTTCGCGGAGCGAACGGTGTTGGGCGTCAGGGACATTCGCGTCACCACGTTCGGCAACCGGGTGCAGGAAGCCGGCGCCGGAGTGGTGTCGCTCGGCGGGCTGTACGCCGACCCGATCGGCGCCATGCGCCGCGCCCTGCGCGCCGCCTAA
- a CDS encoding SDR family oxidoreductase — translation MPADERSVRVAVVTGASSGIGAATAKTLAALGFHVVCAARRADRITALAAEIGGTSVVTDVTDQESVDALAAQVRGLGPVHVLINNAGGAKGLAPVAEANLEHWDWMWQTNVLGTLRVTRALLPALIDSGDGLVVTVTSIAALETYDNGAGYIAAKHGQGALHRTLRGELLGKPVRLTEIAPGAVETEFSLVRFDGDAERADAVYQGITPLVAEDVAEVIGFVASRPPHVDLDQIVMRPRDQAPYSRFSRRPQ, via the coding sequence ATGCCAGCTGACGAACGCTCCGTACGCGTCGCGGTGGTCACCGGCGCCAGTTCCGGAATCGGCGCCGCCACCGCGAAAACCCTTGCCGCCCTTGGCTTTCATGTCGTCTGCGCGGCCCGCCGCGCCGACCGGATCACCGCCCTCGCGGCCGAGATCGGCGGCACCTCAGTTGTGACGGACGTCACCGACCAGGAGTCGGTGGACGCGCTTGCGGCCCAGGTCAGAGGCCTGGGACCGGTGCATGTCCTGATCAACAACGCCGGTGGCGCCAAAGGTCTGGCACCGGTCGCGGAGGCCAATCTGGAGCACTGGGACTGGATGTGGCAGACCAACGTCCTGGGCACCCTGCGGGTGACGCGCGCGCTGCTGCCCGCGCTGATCGATTCGGGTGACGGACTCGTCGTCACCGTCACGTCGATCGCGGCGCTGGAGACGTACGACAACGGCGCCGGGTACATCGCCGCCAAGCACGGCCAGGGCGCGCTGCACCGCACGCTGCGCGGTGAATTGTTGGGAAAACCGGTGCGGCTCACCGAGATTGCGCCCGGCGCCGTGGAGACGGAGTTCTCGCTCGTGCGGTTCGACGGCGATGCCGAACGCGCGGACGCGGTGTATCAGGGCATCACGCCACTGGTCGCCGAGGACGTCGCGGAGGTCATCGGTTTCGTGGCGTCACGGCCGCCGCACGTCGATCTGGACCAGATCGTCATGCGGCCGCGCGACCAGGCGCCCTACAGCCGCTTCAGCCGCCGGCCGCAGTAG
- a CDS encoding UDP-N-acetylmuramate dehydrogenase — MVSSDIGGAAVDYDVPLAPLTSFRVGPVAARLITCDTTAKVVGALTALRGHPGPLLVLAGGSNVLVADDLRDLTVVQLANTEITIDGNVARAEAGALWDDVVVASLAHGLGGLECLSGIPGSAGATPVQNVGAYGAEVADTISRVRLFDRETGTDSWVGPETLDFGYRHSVLKNSDHAVVLEVEFTLNPDGLSAPLRYGELAARLGAEAGTRVDAVKVREAVLALRRGKGMVSDASDHDTWSAGSFFTNPVVPHDVFERIRDATDGPVPNYPAPNGVKLAAGWLVEQAGFGKGYPGDGAAARLSTKHALALTNRGFAGSADVLALARTVRDGVKAAFGIDLTPEPCLIGCSL, encoded by the coding sequence GTGGTCAGTTCGGATATCGGGGGCGCGGCGGTCGACTATGACGTGCCGCTGGCACCCCTGACCTCGTTCCGCGTCGGACCGGTGGCAGCCCGTCTGATCACCTGCGATACCACCGCCAAGGTGGTCGGGGCGCTCACCGCGCTGCGGGGTCACCCGGGCCCGCTGCTGGTCCTGGCGGGCGGGTCGAATGTGCTGGTGGCCGACGATCTGCGCGACTTGACGGTCGTCCAGCTGGCGAACACCGAGATCACCATCGACGGCAACGTGGCGCGGGCCGAGGCCGGCGCGCTGTGGGACGACGTCGTCGTGGCCTCGCTGGCCCACGGGCTCGGCGGGCTGGAGTGTCTGTCCGGCATCCCGGGCTCGGCCGGTGCGACGCCGGTGCAGAACGTCGGCGCCTACGGGGCCGAGGTCGCCGACACCATCAGCCGGGTCCGGCTGTTCGACCGCGAAACGGGGACCGACAGTTGGGTCGGTCCCGAGACACTGGATTTCGGCTACCGGCACAGCGTGCTGAAGAACTCCGACCACGCCGTCGTGCTGGAGGTGGAGTTCACCCTGAACCCCGACGGCCTCAGCGCCCCGCTGCGGTACGGCGAACTGGCTGCCCGGCTGGGCGCCGAGGCCGGCACCAGGGTCGATGCGGTCAAGGTCCGCGAGGCGGTCCTGGCGCTGCGGCGCGGCAAGGGCATGGTCTCCGACGCGTCCGACCACGACACCTGGAGCGCCGGTTCGTTCTTCACCAACCCGGTCGTCCCGCACGACGTCTTCGAACGCATCCGGGACGCCACCGACGGTCCGGTGCCCAATTACCCGGCGCCGAACGGGGTCAAGCTGGCGGCCGGCTGGCTCGTGGAACAGGCCGGTTTCGGCAAGGGATACCCCGGTGACGGCGCTGCGGCCCGGCTCTCGACCAAGCATGCGCTGGCCCTGACCAACCGGGGCTTTGCTGGCAGCGCCGACGTATTAGCGCTGGCCAGGACCGTGCGGGACGGCGTCAAGGCCGCTTTCGGGATAGATCTCACACCGGAACCGTGCTTAATCGGCTGTTCGCTGTAG
- a CDS encoding DUF2505 domain-containing protein, producing MARSFDMVAEYLGTVAQVHTAFCNKDYWLDRLAEGRADVSTLDSFAEDGHGGTDIITTQTVRAAGLPSIVTQFHFGDLSLVREEHWGPLTDGRAIGTVRSRVPGAPATITGKGVLTATGDGARLDFSANVEVRIPLVGGKLESMLGQQLRYLIELEQKFTSDWIAARW from the coding sequence ATGGCCCGCTCTTTCGACATGGTTGCCGAATACCTCGGCACCGTGGCGCAGGTGCACACCGCCTTCTGCAACAAGGACTACTGGCTGGACCGGCTGGCGGAGGGTCGCGCCGACGTGTCGACGCTCGACTCGTTCGCCGAGGACGGCCACGGCGGCACCGACATCATCACCACTCAGACCGTGCGCGCGGCCGGCCTGCCCAGCATCGTCACGCAGTTCCACTTCGGTGACCTCAGCCTGGTGCGCGAAGAGCATTGGGGTCCGCTGACCGACGGGCGGGCCATCGGGACGGTACGCAGCCGCGTCCCCGGCGCACCGGCGACCATCACCGGCAAGGGTGTCCTGACCGCCACGGGCGACGGTGCGCGACTGGACTTCTCGGCGAACGTCGAGGTCCGCATCCCGTTGGTCGGCGGCAAGCTCGAGTCGATGCTGGGCCAGCAGCTCCGGTATCTGATCGAGCTGGAGCAGAAATTCACGAGCGACTGGATCGCCGCCCGCTGGTGA